GTCGTCATTGCGCCTCTCCGCCCTCGTCGCGAATGATGTAGCCCACGCCGCGGATGGTCTGGATGAGATCACGGCATCCGGCCGCATCAAGCTTTTTGCGAAGGAAGTTGATGTAGACGTCGATCACCGAGGTGTCGGAATCGAAGTGCATGTCCCACACATGCTCGATGATGCGGCTCCGGGTGCAGACCCGCCCCTTGTTACGCAAAAGAAATTCGAGCAGCGCGAACTCTTTTGGCGTAAGGGCCAGATCGATAGACTCACACCGGGCCTGATGGGAAGCGGGATCGACCGTCAGTTCACCGGTGCTCAGCTTGGAACTTTCGCTGCCCCGCCGTCGCAACTGCACACGGATGCGAGCCAGCAGCTCCTCGAATTCAAAGGGCTTGCGGATGTAGTCGTTCGCGCCTGCATCGAGACCGAACACAACATCCTCGATGGTGTCCTTTGCCGTCAGGAAAATGATCGGCACATCGTTGCCCTCCTTGCGCAGTCTCCGACACACCTCGATACCGCTGATGCCGGGAATCATCCAGTCCACGAGCAAAAGATCGTACTCGTTGGTCATGGCAAGGTCGAGCCCCGTGCGGCCGTCGCTGGCGACATCGACCGCAAAGTACTCTTCTTCAAGGCCCTCCTTCAGAAAGCCCGCGATTCCCGGTTCATCTTCGATAATCAGCAGTCTCATGCGGCGTTTGGATTAATGATCGTCATCATCGTCGCCATGCTCACCACCGCCCTGTTTGCCGATCAGCGCGCCGAGCAGTTCGGATGGGCTCTTGCCGTTGGCCGAAGCGATACCGGCAATCGTCTGCGATGGCGCATCGACGGCAAAACCGTTATTGCGGAGCTTCGCCATCAGCTCGTCGGGCTGCTGCTTCACCACCAGCGCCACGGTTTCAAGCGATGACGATTCGAGCATCTTTGCCGATGCTCGGGCAACGCGCTTGCCGTTCTCGTGCTCCTTATCACCGAGGAATGGCATTGCCGAAACCACCGTCACGACGGCACACAAGCCGATGATCGACATGGCGAGCTTTTTTGAAAAATAGCCCGTAAAGGCTTTCCAGTTCGCGATCACGTGAAAAACAACGCCTGCGACGAGCAGCCAGCCAAGCCACTCGTGAACCGGCTTGACCAGCCCTTTTTCAAATTCAAAAAACAGAAACACGCCGGTAACGGCGGAAATCAGAAGTGCCCCGGTCACAAGCGGCGTAGCCCAGGATCGAATGTTAGCTTTCATGGTGTCTCAAGGTTTTTGCATGGTTGAATACGTTTACTCAAAGGCTGAAAAATCAGCTTGAGAAAACATACCCGCATCGACCTTAAAACAGGATAAACATCATCTTAAAAAACGCTTAAAAATCAGCGACCGCCAAAACCGGCATCTACGTAACGTTGCGAACACCGACGGCTCCTCTGTCCACGAATTCCCCCGTCACCCCTTCCTCCCGAACCGCCGATAAATTGAGATGATCCAGGCCACGCAGAAAGTGAGGTAGATGGCAAAGCTGGTAACGATGTGCGTCAGCTTTGTCGCTTTTCCGAGGGAGACCTGAAATGACTGGTGCATGAGGTCGAGCAGGAAAAGCAGCGTGGCAGAACCGCCTAGAAGCAGGCCCGTCCTGAGCCAGGCGAGTGTTTCATCCTGACGCTCAGGGGCAAGCCAGTACTCCTTGTTGGGAATATTGAGCCACGAGGTATGACCCGGCGTAAGCGTCCGCTTCACCCAGGCCCAGGTGGCCACGAGGAGTAGGCCGATGATGCCGTACCAGATGAAAAACACACTTTTCGCCCCCCAGGCATCCGGCTCTCCCCAAAGCCCGAAGTGAGTGGCAACCCGGTCTGGCAGAATGGTGTAGTGGTAAATAGCGTGAGCAACGATGAGTGCGCTGAGTAGTGAGAAGAGCGCAAGCGCTAACGGGTGCTGGTTTCTGTTTGGCATGATCGGGCATTTGTTTTAAAAACTGCTTTTCAGACCTTTTCCGGCTCAGGATCAAAATCTTTGTCAACGTTCCGGAGTTCCGGCAGGCAGAATAGAAGCAGGAAGTCCGGGAAATCGATCGAGCAGTTTGCTGAAATAGTCGGGATTATCGATGCACTCCGGATTATCAGGCTCGGTGCAGGGAATTTCAACAACCCTCCAGCGCCCATCCGTCTTGCGCAAGAGCGCGGAAAAATCCTCATATCTGGAGCCGCCATCCTTTGAGCGCGGCATGGTATGTACCCACGCCCAGCCGCCGCTGACCTTCATCTCCCTGACGACAAATGCCACGTCGAGATTGTGCTGCTTTTGGAGCTCCGCGCGCATGGCATCGAGTATCGCCTTGCGCTCCACGCTGTCCGGTGGCGGAGTATAGACGCGCTGCACCTTACCAGAGAAACCCAGGGATTGCGCCGGAGCAACCATGGCAAGGAACGACGCCACTAAAAGCAGCTGCGTAAAAAAATGGTTCAGTTGATTGCGTTTCATTTCAAAATTCAGTGTCAGGATTTCGTTTTCGCGTCATCAACATGAATGCGCCTGAACACACGGTACTGCATGAACAGTAGAGCGGCGATGGCAAGAATGACGGCCCCATAGAGCAGAAACTGGTAGCGTTCGGAAAAGGGCAGCCGAGCCTCATCTCCTGCAAACGAAGGATTCTCGCGAACCGGGCCAAGCCCTGCAACTGGCAGTTTGTCCACGCTCTCGGCATTAATAGCTTTTGCCAGATCGTACTGCGGATTTTTAGCTGATGGATTGCCCCAGAAAAGAAAAAGTTTACGATCCGGATAGGTTTTGAACACCAGCACCCTCCGGTACCCTATACCGGAAACACTGCTGATGGTCAGCGGCGGGCTGTCGTGATTGCGAAAAACCAGGCGATATTCCGCCGCGGAAATTTCAGGCAGCTCTATCGAGAGTTGCGATGAGTGAAGATCAGGCGTATCGAAATTGTAAATAGTCCCTCCGCCAACCGCCGCCCAAACTCCTTTGTTGTTTTTGGTTTCAACAGTGACGAAGCGCTGGAAATTGCGATCGTTCGTTACAATTTCCAGACGATCCACAGGAAAAGCCTTGTCCATCCGCATCACAACGCTGTTTTCCTTTCTCGAATCATCGAACGCCTGCTTCTCGATGGTCCCCCGAATCCTGTAAGTTTGCCCTGCCGAATTCCTTTGCCGGAACAACCTGACCTCGGTGATCTTCAACGCCTCTTTCCCGCCATTGGCAATTCTGATGGCAAGATGTGGGAACGTAGTTTTTGGAATTGACAGCCTGTCGTTCTTCAGTTTTTCACCTTTATCCAGCTCGAAAATCACGCCGTCCTTGCGAAGCGTTTGCCATGCCTTGCCATCCCGGCTACCGAGAACCTCCACCGGGCGGATGTAGTTGGTGTCGGGCGAGATGATCTGCAAAGCGTTCACAGCCGTACCGTTCTCATCGACAAGAAACTCGGCCCAGGTATCACCATTTTCGGTTGTCGAGAGATTTCGCATCTGGAAAGCTATCAACTCCTGGCGCGTTTCGGGACGTTTCGATACAATCTGCCAGGGCACCTCCTCTTTCCGGTCGGTTACCACACGGAAATCGGCGAAAGGAGTGCTCGCCGTCAAATCTCCAAGGCGGTAACTGTCGAGGGGCAAGGCCGCAAGAGAACCATTGCTTCCTTCTTTCGGTAATTCGATCTGCGCATACTTTTCCCAGAGGCGCTCGTCAAACGTCGCGCAAACGCCTGCGGCTCCATCGAGCAGCAGAATCAGGCAAAGCAGTACCTGAAGGACAGATTTCTTCATGATTGATCTTCTCCGAAAATGATATGCCTGAAACGGTTATAGCCATAGGACACAGCCAGAAGCAACAACCCGAGAACAATAAATGAAATAATACGATACACCGTTTCGAGGAACGACAGGTCCATAAAAAACACCTTCAGCACCGCGACACCCAGAATCAGGATACCCAGAATACGGGCCCTGCGGATTCGCCTGACGATTCCAACTCCAATCAGGAATGACGCATAGAGCGTCCAGAGTACCGAAAGAGACATCTGATAGGCATAAACCGAGGAATCACTGCCGGGGCCGAGGTCAAAGAACTCATGAACCTCAAGAGACAAGAGGATCAGAGACAGCGCCTGGGTGATGAAAAAGATGATCGCATTGATGCTTCTTTCATTGATACTCAGAATATTCCTGTGCCGCGAACCGGCATACAGCAACACATAAAAACCGGCGATCGCTAATGCACAACCCGGAAAACGTTTGTTGAAAACAGGAACGAAGCTTTCAAAAGGTGCGAGATACAAGGTTGCTTCATAGGAAAAGCGCAACAGTACCACAAGGCCAAGCAGATAGACGCCCCAGCGGAAAACCGGCAGATCGAGCTTGAAAGCCCACCAGCCAAGAACGGCCATTTCAACCGAAAGCGCCGCCAAAACCCAATGCTGCCCGAGAGTGACGAAGGTTGCAATGACCGTCAAAACGATGGACAACACCGCATACGACACAACCGTCATCGGCAGCGCCTTCGAACGGAGGCTGGTGAAACCGGCCAGTCCGATCTCGATTCCGGCAAGAAGCAGCGCGAAGAACCTGACCGGCCAGGTATCGGCAAATTCCTGCTGGGCAAGAAACGCCATGAAGAAAAACAGGCCCGAGCCAAAAATGACGAGATGATCGGCTGTCGATTCCGATGCCTTTCGATCACGGAAAAAGAGGAGATAGAGGTTGTAAACAATAAAAAACACCGTTACCGCAACGAAAGCAATCGTGTGTTGATCGAGGCTGTAAAACGCTTCATGCCAGAGAGCATAGAGCAATGCGGTTCCGAAGAGCGAAATGGCAGCAAGCGAAGGCCATTGGCGAAACCGCAGCAGGAGCAAGGTTCCTAAATCGAGTAACAAAATGTAGCTGAACAGCTCAACAGGCTGGTTCTCGCCAGTTGAAAGCAAGACGGGAGTCAGAAATCCACCGGCGAGGGCGACCAGAGCGAGTGAATAGGCCGAATAACGATGCGAAAGCGTAATGCCGGTCGTCGTGACCGCCACCATGCCAATTGTCGCCAGAAATGCAGGAATCAGATGATAGAGCGTAAATGCTGCATACAAAGACAGATACAGCACGGCCAAACCGCCGCCGCTGAGGATCTGCGCATAACGTCCGAGGTTTTTGTTTTTTTGAAGGTATTCGCCCGTAATGAGAAAAGCGATACCGCCAACGATACCAAGCATCACCCTTCCGGCTTCACCGATGAGGTTGTTATCGAAAGAGTACTTGAGGAAAAATGAGACGCCAAAAATGACAGCGACAATCCCGATAGTGCCGATCCAGCGGGTGCCGATGACATTTTCGAGAGTAGCTGAAGAAGAGGGCTTGGCGCTTTTTGAACGTTGGAGCTCAGATGACCTTGCTGGTCTTGTTACTGAAACCGGTTTCACCTTCGGCGCTGAAACGCCGGGAGCTGAATCATGCTGGTCTCCTTTCAAACGCAGGACTTCGCCCTCAAGCTCTTGCACTCGGGCGATGAGCATATCGATACACTGATCCCGCTCCTGATCAGATCGCGTTGACATTATTTCATCAATATCTTTTGATTGAAGAGTCCATCAGCCTGCCGTAGACACCAGTCTCTTTTATATACTGATTGGTTACACCTCTCACAAGGGGAAAGAGCGAAGCGCCTACTGGTTCACTGAGAACACTCTGACGTGATTTCCCCCATCCACCCCACAAACTTGACATGCCGTTTCAACATGGCGGGCGATTTTTGTATTTTGGGCATTTTCAGCTCCATCTAACGGCTCGCCCCTTCATGAAGAAATCACCGCTGGTCATTCTGTTCCTGACAGTTCTGCTCGACCTGATCGGCTTCGGTATCGTGCTTCCGCTGCTGCCGACCTATGCCAAGGAGCTTGGAGCGTCGCCCTTCATGATCGGCCTGATCGCGGCGATCTACTCGACGATGCAGTTCATCTTTTCGCCGATCTGGGGCAAGCTGAGCGACAAGATCGGACGACGTCCGGTAATGCTGTCGAGCATCTTTCTGGCCTCAGTCTCCTACGTCTTCTTCTCACAGGCGGTGACGATTCCTCTCCTGATTCTGGCGCGTTCGCTGTCGGGAATCGGCTCGGCCAACATCGCGGCGGCGCAGGCAGCCATTACCGACGTGACCGACTCGAAAAGCCGCTCGGGCGCAATGGGCATGCTTGGCGCAGCGTTCGGTATCGGCTTCATCATCGGCCCGCTGATCGGCGGTGTGCTGATGACCAACTTCGGCATTTCGATGGTCGGTCTGTTCGCAGCCGGACTGAACTTCACCAACTTCACCCTGGCGCTCTTCCTGCTAAGCGAAACCAATCCTCACGCCGAGGGCTTCCTGTCGCTCTTCAGAAAGAGCGGAGAAGCAGCTCATGCCGACACCTCGCTCCTGGCCTCGCTCGCCCGCAAGAGCAGCGCGTATGCGGAACGAGTCCACGAAGCGTTCAGCTCACGTCCGGTGGCGCTGCTGATGATTATCAACTTCATCTACTCGCTGGCAATCGTGAACATGCAGGTGGCGGCGATTCTGCTTTGGGGCGACAGGTTCCACACTACCGAGCAGCAGGTAGGCTACCTGTTCGCTTACGTCGGGTTCATTTCGGTGATCGTGCAGGGCGGAATGCTGCCGAAAATGACCCGCAAGCTCGGCGAGCACAAGCTCATGGTTTTCGGCCACATTGCTTCGTTTATCGGTGTCTTTTTCATCCCGTTCATTCCGGTAAACGCACTCTTCACGATCGGCCTCGGCATCCTGCTCTTTTTCGCCATCGGCACGAGTCTGGTCAACCCGCTGAACATTTCGATGATCTCGCTCTACAGCTACAAGCAGAAGCAGGGGCAGATTATGGGCTTCGCGCAGTCGGTCAACGCCCTGGCCCGCATCCTCGGCCCCATCACCGGCAGTGTGCTTTACGGGATGGACTACCGGTTCCCCTACTACACGGCGGGAGCGCTGACCATCATCGGGACGATCATATCCATGAGCCTGTTCAAATACGACATCGAGGCGCTGGAGCCATCGGCAAGCGTAGCAGACTAACCAACCGACTGCAAACGAAAAGGAGACAACCATGCGCATAGGCGTTGCAGGCGTCGGCAAGCTCGGCGAATTCCATACGAACCTACTCAAACAGATCGCCGCCGAGAACCCGGATGTGGAGCTTTCCGGTGTGTTCGACCTGAACCCCGAGCGATTGCAGGAGATTGGCAAAAAGTACGATGTGCACTGCTTCGGCTCGCTGGCGGAACTGGCCGACACGTGCGACGCTGCGGTGATCGCCACGACCACCAGCTCGCACTACGTCATCGCCAAACAGCTTCTCGAAGCGGGACTGAGCCTGTTCATCGAAAAGCCGATCACGGCAACCCTTGAGGAGGCCGACGAGCTGATCCGGCTCGAAAAGGAGAAGGGACTGACCATCCAGGTTGGCCACATCGAACGCTTCAACCCGGCATTGCTGGCGGTCGAGCCGTACATTGGCGAGCCAATGTACATCCAGGCCGAGCGGCTGAGCGGCTTTTCACGCCGCGTAACCGACGTCTCGGTGGTGCTCGACCTGATGATTCACGATATCGACCTGGTGCTCTCGCTCATCAAGTCCGACATTCGCAGCATCGCGGCTTCGGGCGTGAAGGTTTTCTCGAACGAGCTGGACATGGCCACGGCGCGCATCGAATTCGAGAACGGCGCCATCGCCAACGTCACGGCAAGCCGCCTGAGCCGCAGCAAACTCCGCAAGCTGCGCTTCTTCAGCCGCAAGCCTAAAAGCTACGCTTCGCTGGACTTCAACAGCGGCAAGTCAGAGGTGTTCCGGCTGGTCAAGCCCGAGGATCGCTCCTCGAAAAATCCTATCAAGAACTTCGCCACCAAAAAGATTCTGGAACAGTTCGGCGAAATTCAGGAGTCGCTGAAGGATCTGGCGCTCGACTACGTCAGCCCCGACGTGCCGAAGGTCAACGCGCTGAAGGTGGAGTTGGAGCAGTTCATCGACGCCCTCCGCACAGGCCGTCCGGCGGTGGTCACCTCCGAAGAGGGACGCCGTGCGTTGATGGTGGCGGGCAGAATCACCGATGAAATCCGGAAGAACACCGCTGACCTCGACTGAATCCGACCCGACGAATACGATACCGACGACCGAATGCTGAAAGCAAAGCACGACGACATTCCAGAGATTTTGTACCGCATCGGAGACCTCGCCGACCAGGCCGGTCTCCCCTGCTACCTCGTGGGCGGTTACGTTCGCGATCTCATCATGCAGCGCCCCTGCACCGACATCGACATCATGGTGATCGGCGAACCGGTGCCGTTCGCCAAAGCGATTGCCGAGCAGCTTGGCGGCCGGAATTTCGTGCTATTCGAGCGCTTCCGCACCGCGCAGATCGAGCTGGACGATCCGGAGGCGGGCACCTTCAAGCTTGAAATCGTCGGCGCACGCAAGGAGAGCTATAACCCCGAATCACGCAAGCCGATCACCAGCATCGGCACGCTGGAGGATGACCTCTCACGCCGCGACTTCACGATCAACGCCCTCGCCCTGCGCCTGAACCGGGAGCAACGCGGCGAGCTCGTCGATCTGTACGACGGTCAGCGCCACATCCGCGAAAAACTGCTCAAAACGCCACTCGATCCGGAACAGACCTTTTCGGACGATCCCCTTCGCATGATGCGCGCCGCCCGCTTCGCCTGCCAGCTCGATTTCAGGCTCGATGAGGCAACGCTCGAAGCGATGGAGGCGATGAGCAGCCGGATCCAGATCGTCTCGCGCGAGCGCGTCAGCCACGAATTCCTCAAAATCATGGCGGCCCCGAAGCCATCGATCGGGCTCAAAATTCTGCATTCGACGGGCCTGCTCAAGGAGATCATCCCGGAACTGGACGTTATGGCGGGCATCGAACAGGTGGATGGCCTCGGCCACAAGGATACGCTGTTCCACACCTTTCAGGTGGTGGACAACCTCGCGGAGCATTCTGACAAACTTTGGCTGCGCGTGAGCGCTCTCTTCCACGACATCGCCAAGCCGGTGACCAAGCGCTTCCACCTAGGCTCCGGTTGGACCTTCCACGGCCACGAGGCGGTGGGAGTCAAGCTGGTACGACGCATTTTCCGGGCGATGAAGTGGCCCATGGAACCGATGGAGTACGTGCAGAAGATGGTGCGGCTGCACCACCGCCCGATTCCGCTGTCGAAGGACGAAATCACCGACTCGGCGGTGCGCCGCCTGATGTTCGATGCCGGGCAGGACCTTGACGACCTGATGACGCTCTGCCGCGCCGACGTCACCAGTAAAAATCCGCGCAAGGTGCAGCGGATCATGAAGAATTTCAACAACGTCGAAGCGAAAATTGCCGAGGTTGGCGAAAAGGATCTGCTGGCGAAATGGCGTCCTCCCGTCAGCGGCACCGACATCATGGAGATGCTGAACCTGCCGCAGGGCAAGCTGGTGGGCATCATCAAGTCGCGCATGGAGAACGCCATCATCGACGGCGATATTCCCTACGACCGCCAGGCCGCGCTGGATTTTGTAAGTGCGGTGTACCGGGAAATGGTGGAGAAGAGGGAGGCTTGAAAACACGTACATCCGTCTCCTGACGACCTGGTTTTCCCTCCGCTCTTGCTTTACTTATATTTATTGACACACAACTTCCTGAACCAAACATCACCCTACCTTGATACCACGTTACTCGCCGAAAGACATTTCGGCAATCTGGAGCGATGAAGCCAAATTCGAACGCTGGCTGCAACTTGAAATCGCCGCCGTCGAGGCGCGCATGGAAGCCGGAATCGTCCCGTCCGACGCGCTTGCGACCATCAAAGAGAAAGCGAAGTTCAACGTCGAGGAGATTCTCACCATCGAGCGCGAGACCAAGCACGACGTCATCGCGTTCCTGACCAACGTCGCCGGATACGTCGGCCCCGACTCGCGTTACGTCCACGAGGGACTCACCTCTTCGGACGTGGTCGATACCTGCCTGGCCATGCAAATGCGCGACGCAGGCAAGATCATCATCGCAGATATCGAGTCACTGATCGTTGTTCTTGGCAAGAAAGCCGTCGAGCACAAATACACCCTGCAGATGGGCCGCACGCACGGCATCCACGCCGAGCCGACCACCTTTGGCTTGAAGCTCTTGCTCTGGCACGAGGAGATGAAGCGCAACCTCGAACGCATGAAGCGCGCGCTCGAAACCGTTTCGGTCGGCAAAATTTCCGGCGCAGTCGGCACCTACCAGCACCTGTCACCGGACATCGAGGCTGCCGTCTGCGAGAAGCTCGGCCTGAAACCATCATCGATCTCGACGCAGATTCTGCAGCGCGACCGACACGCCGAGTACGCCACGACACTCGCCATTATCGCCTCGTCGATCGAGAAGTTCTCGACCGAGCTGCGCCACCTGCAGCGCACCGAGGTTCGCGAAACCGAAGAGTTCTTCAGCAAGGGCCAGAAAGGCAGCTCTGCGATGCCGCACAAGCGCAATCCGATCACTTTCGAGCGGCTCACCGGCCTGGCCCGCGTGGTGCGCTCCAACTCCATCGCCGCGATGGAGAACGTCGCTCTGTGGCACGAGCGCGACATTTCGCACTCCTCGGTCGAGCGTGTCATCATGCCCGACTCGACCATCGCGCTGGTCTACATGCTGCGCACCTTCCGCGACTCGATCGAGACCTTGCTCGTCTATCCGGAACGCATGGAGCAGAACTTCGACACCTCCTACGGCCTTACCCTCTCGCAGACGCTGCTGCTCGCCCTCACCGGCAAAGGACTCACCCGCGAGGAGGCCTACCGCCTCGTACAGCGCAACGCCATGAAGAGCTGGCAGGAGAAAATTCAGCTCAAGGAACTGGTGCTTCAGGACAAGGAGCTGCTCGAACACATCACCGCCGAAGAGATCAACAAACTCTTCAGCCCGGAGACGATTCAGGGCAAGCTCAAAAACAGCGTGGATATTATTTTCAAGCGGAACGGACTCTGATCGCTGACTTCTGACTGAATGAAAAACGAAAGGCCGATTGGTATTCCCACAATACCGACCGGCCTTTTCTGATTCCGATTTTTGTATCAGCGCTCAGAACATTGAGAGCTGATCACTTTCCGACGAAGGTTCGGCCTTGCGAAATTTCCGGTAGCGATTGACCAGCGCGTTGGTCGAAGCGTCGTGACCTTCGATCGGCTCTTCGGACTCGAACTCCGGCAGAATCGCCTTGGCGAGCTGTTTGCCAAGCTCTACGCCCCACTGGTCGAAGGAGTTGATGTTCCAGACCACTCCCTGCACGAACACCTTATGCTCGTAAAGCGCGATCAGGCTGCCCAGCGTAAAGGGATCGAGCTGATCGAGCAGGATGGTATTGGTCGGCCGATTGCCCGGAAAGACCTTGTGCGGCAACAGCATCTTGAGATCGAGCCCCGACAAGCCGCTGGCCTCCAGCTCCTTGCGCGCCTCGGCCTCACTTTTGCCGCGCATGAGCACTTCGGACTGGGCGAAGCAGTTGGCAACCAGCATGTCGTGGTGCATGCCGATGGGGTTCTGGCTCCTGAGCGGCAGGATGAAATCGACCGGAATGAAATTCGGCCCCTGGTGCAGCAGCTGGAAAAAAGCATGCTGTGCGTTGGTGCCCGGCTCACCCCAGATCACCGGCCCGGTGGCGTATTCAGTTTCGACTCCCGCGCGATCAACCCGCTTGCCGTTGCTCTCCATGTCGAGCTGCTGCAGAAAAGCCGGGAATCGGTGCAGATACTGGTCGTAAGGAATGATCGCCTGCGTGTGCGCACCGAAAAAGTTGTTGTACCAGATGCCGAGCATAGCGAGAATCACCGGCATGTTCTCCTCCGGTGGCGCGCTCCGGAAGTGCTCGTCCATCGCGTTCGCGCCAGCAAGCAGTTCACCGAAACGGTCGAAGCCGAGATAGAGCGCAATGGACAGACCGATCGCCGACCAGAGGGAGTAACGCCCGCCGACCCAATCCCAGAAGCGGAACATGTTGGCCGAGTCGATACCAAACTCCTCGACCTTCTCCTGATTGGTGGAAACCGCCACAAAGTGCTTTGCGACGTGCGCGTGATCAGTAGCCTTGTCAAGAAACCATGCCCTGGCACTCATGGCGTTGGCGAGGGTCTCCTGCGTGGTGAACGTCTTGGATGCGATGATAAACAACGTCGTTTCCGGATTCAGCTCTCGAACGGTTTCGGCAAGATGAGAACCATCGACATTCGAGACGAAATGCACCTTCAGCTTGCCGTGAGCAAACGGTTTCAGCGCTTCGGTGACCATATAGGGGCCGAGATCCGAGCCGCCGATGCCAATGTTGACGACATCCGTCATGCGCTTGCCGGTGTAACCAAGCCACTCCCCTGAAATCACCTTCTCGCAGAACACCTTCATCTGCTCAAGCACATCGGCGACCTCAG
This portion of the Chlorobaculum parvum NCIB 8327 genome encodes:
- the pgi gene encoding glucose-6-phosphate isomerase → MHLSRSAEWSALESHFQDTGNLAMTELFMADSGRAERFSLSLNGIHLDYSKNRITDRTMELLMDLVKRSGIETRRREMFDGERINFTENRAVLHTALRRPPGYEISVDGEDVASEVADVLEQMKVFCEKVISGEWLGYTGKRMTDVVNIGIGGSDLGPYMVTEALKPFAHGKLKVHFVSNVDGSHLAETVRELNPETTLFIIASKTFTTQETLANAMSARAWFLDKATDHAHVAKHFVAVSTNQEKVEEFGIDSANMFRFWDWVGGRYSLWSAIGLSIALYLGFDRFGELLAGANAMDEHFRSAPPEENMPVILAMLGIWYNNFFGAHTQAIIPYDQYLHRFPAFLQQLDMESNGKRVDRAGVETEYATGPVIWGEPGTNAQHAFFQLLHQGPNFIPVDFILPLRSQNPIGMHHDMLVANCFAQSEVLMRGKSEAEARKELEASGLSGLDLKMLLPHKVFPGNRPTNTILLDQLDPFTLGSLIALYEHKVFVQGVVWNINSFDQWGVELGKQLAKAILPEFESEEPIEGHDASTNALVNRYRKFRKAEPSSESDQLSMF
- the purB gene encoding adenylosuccinate lyase; this encodes MIPRYSPKDISAIWSDEAKFERWLQLEIAAVEARMEAGIVPSDALATIKEKAKFNVEEILTIERETKHDVIAFLTNVAGYVGPDSRYVHEGLTSSDVVDTCLAMQMRDAGKIIIADIESLIVVLGKKAVEHKYTLQMGRTHGIHAEPTTFGLKLLLWHEEMKRNLERMKRALETVSVGKISGAVGTYQHLSPDIEAAVCEKLGLKPSSISTQILQRDRHAEYATTLAIIASSIEKFSTELRHLQRTEVRETEEFFSKGQKGSSAMPHKRNPITFERLTGLARVVRSNSIAAMENVALWHERDISHSSVERVIMPDSTIALVYMLRTFRDSIETLLVYPERMEQNFDTSYGLTLSQTLLLALTGKGLTREEAYRLVQRNAMKSWQEKIQLKELVLQDKELLEHITAEEINKLFSPETIQGKLKNSVDIIFKRNGL